One part of the Oceanihabitans sp. IOP_32 genome encodes these proteins:
- a CDS encoding Gfo/Idh/MocA family protein yields the protein MTSRRNFITKTILGTAAVAMGSSAMAMPASSYRRIIGANDRINVAIAGLGRRLGAFYEPIAKKEANVNLLYLCDVMESQRTKAMKNFSEHIDYKPKLENDILKVIADSKVDALINATPDHWHAPGSILALQAGQNVFVEKPSSHNLFENELLVQAAKKYNKVVQMGNQQRSSVHTIEIIKEIHNGVIGTPYKAVAFYNNLRGEVPVQKKAAVPQGLDWELWQGPAPRREYTEETWDYNWHWYGWEYGTAEAGNNATHELDVARWALGVDLPMHVEVEAAKRHFVNDGWEMYDTMEATFRFSNDKIIQWDGKSRNGYNTYGGNGRGTVIYGSEGSVFVDREKYMLYDRGGKLIRSSELNSSESGTALGGGGSMSTAHVMNFFDAIRGKAKLNAPIDDANISMAMVHYSNIAFRIGKGFGIDDTTGTMFDRDAMKLWSRNYAPGWEPKL from the coding sequence ATGACTTCAAGGAGAAATTTTATAACAAAAACAATTTTGGGAACTGCGGCTGTTGCGATGGGTAGTTCTGCAATGGCTATGCCAGCCAGCAGTTATCGCAGGATTATTGGTGCCAACGACAGAATTAATGTGGCCATCGCGGGTCTTGGACGACGATTGGGTGCTTTTTATGAGCCTATTGCAAAAAAAGAGGCTAATGTGAACTTATTGTATTTGTGTGATGTTATGGAAAGTCAGCGCACAAAAGCGATGAAAAATTTTTCCGAACACATAGATTATAAACCTAAATTAGAGAATGATATCCTAAAAGTGATTGCAGATTCGAAGGTAGATGCTTTAATTAACGCAACACCAGATCACTGGCATGCACCTGGATCTATTTTAGCTTTACAAGCTGGACAAAATGTATTTGTAGAAAAACCGAGTAGTCATAACTTGTTTGAAAACGAATTATTAGTTCAAGCTGCAAAAAAGTATAATAAAGTAGTTCAAATGGGGAACCAACAACGTTCTTCGGTTCATACTATCGAAATAATAAAAGAAATCCATAATGGGGTTATAGGGACGCCATATAAAGCCGTTGCCTTTTACAACAATCTACGAGGGGAGGTGCCGGTTCAAAAAAAGGCTGCTGTTCCACAGGGATTAGATTGGGAGCTCTGGCAAGGCCCAGCACCACGACGTGAATATACCGAAGAGACTTGGGATTATAATTGGCATTGGTACGGTTGGGAATACGGCACTGCCGAAGCTGGCAACAACGCAACACATGAACTCGATGTAGCACGTTGGGCCTTGGGTGTAGATTTACCTATGCACGTTGAAGTTGAAGCTGCTAAAAGACATTTTGTAAATGATGGCTGGGAGATGTACGATACCATGGAAGCAACCTTTCGTTTTTCCAATGATAAAATCATACAATGGGACGGAAAAAGCCGCAACGGTTATAACACTTACGGTGGCAACGGACGAGGTACCGTAATTTACGGTAGTGAAGGATCTGTTTTTGTTGACCGAGAAAAATACATGCTTTACGACAGAGGCGGAAAATTGATTAGGTCTAGCGAGTTAAATTCTAGTGAAAGCGGAACAGCCCTTGGCGGTGGCGGCAGTATGTCTACTGCTCACGTCATGAATTTTTTCGATGCCATTCGCGGGAAAGCTAAGTTAAACGCTCCTATAGACGATGCCAATATTAGTATGGCTATGGTGCATTATTCAAATATTGCTTTCCGCATTGGTAAAGGTTTTGGTATTGACGATACCACAGGAACCATGTTTGATCGTGACGCTATGAAACTATGGAGTCGTAATTATGCCCCAGGATGGGAACCAAAATTATAG